The following are encoded in a window of Haloplanus vescus genomic DNA:
- the gcvPA gene encoding aminomethyl-transferring glycine dehydrogenase subunit GcvPA, with the protein MPYATHSAAERAAMLDAVGVDDPDDLFDVPDSVRFDDEYGIEARSERATRATVEGALEDSADMVEFLGGGHYDHYVPSVVDHLSLRSEFLTSYTQYQPEVTQGFLQALFEFQSLVVELTGLGVANCSMYDRATALGEAALLADRVRAVDGDRVLVPDSLPDRVRSVLDNYTDGPDIGVDTYPTSSGTVDVDALADSIDDDVSMVYAATPNARGLLEPDLSAVGDVADDHDALFCVGTDAVALGLLEPPAAYGADVVVGDASVLGLPTTYGMGLGLFACREDYLRQVPGRLVGAGEDAAGNRAYTLTLQTREQHIRRERATSNICTNQAWLALRAAMHAAWLGPDGLVELAETCVTGVSDACERIDALDGFTAPVYDGHHFREALVNCADPDAVVEHCRDEGVALRTVADGDDEYLAVCVTDTNREQVDALVDALAGYGGGE; encoded by the coding sequence ATGCCGTACGCGACTCACTCCGCGGCCGAACGGGCCGCGATGCTCGACGCCGTCGGCGTCGACGACCCCGACGACCTGTTCGACGTACCCGACTCGGTTCGGTTCGACGACGAGTACGGAATCGAGGCCCGGTCGGAGCGGGCGACCCGCGCGACGGTCGAGGGGGCCCTTGAGGACTCCGCGGACATGGTCGAGTTCCTCGGCGGCGGTCACTACGACCACTACGTCCCCTCGGTTGTCGACCACCTCTCGCTTCGCTCGGAGTTTCTCACGAGTTACACGCAGTACCAACCCGAGGTCACGCAGGGCTTCTTGCAGGCGCTCTTCGAGTTCCAGTCGCTCGTCGTCGAACTCACCGGTCTCGGCGTCGCCAACTGTTCGATGTACGACCGCGCGACGGCGCTCGGCGAGGCGGCGCTCCTCGCCGACCGGGTGCGCGCCGTCGACGGCGACCGAGTGCTGGTGCCCGACTCTCTCCCCGACCGGGTGCGGTCCGTCCTCGACAACTACACCGACGGCCCGGACATCGGCGTCGACACCTACCCCACCAGTTCGGGTACGGTCGACGTGGACGCCCTCGCCGACTCCATCGACGACGACGTGTCGATGGTGTACGCCGCGACGCCGAACGCACGCGGCCTGCTCGAACCCGACCTGTCTGCCGTCGGCGACGTGGCCGACGACCACGACGCCCTGTTCTGTGTCGGCACCGACGCCGTGGCGCTGGGACTGCTCGAACCCCCGGCGGCCTACGGCGCAGACGTCGTCGTCGGCGACGCGAGCGTCCTCGGTCTCCCGACCACCTACGGGATGGGCCTCGGCCTCTTCGCCTGCCGCGAGGACTACCTGCGGCAGGTCCCTGGCCGCCTCGTCGGCGCCGGCGAGGACGCCGCAGGCAACCGCGCCTACACCCTGACGCTCCAGACGCGCGAACAGCATATCCGCCGGGAGCGTGCCACCTCGAACATCTGTACGAATCAGGCGTGGCTGGCGCTCCGGGCGGCGATGCACGCCGCGTGGCTCGGCCCCGACGGCCTCGTCGAGTTGGCCGAAACCTGTGTCACTGGGGTTTCCGACGCCTGCGAGCGCATCGACGCTCTCGACGGGTTCACTGCCCCCGTCTACGACGGCCACCACTTCCGCGAGGCGCTGGTGAACTGCGCCGACCCCGACGCCGTCGTCGAGCACTGCCGCGACGAGGGGGTCGCGCTCCGCACCGTCGCCGACGGCGACGACGAGTATCTCGCCGTCTGTGTGACCGACACCAACCGCGAGCAGGTCGATGCGTTGGTCGACGCCCTCGCGGGCTACGGGGGTGGCGAATGA